A genomic segment from Deltaproteobacteria bacterium encodes:
- a CDS encoding ATP-binding protein, with product MLPQWKQNLDRKPLLLRGARQVGKTHLIRDFGKENFDEIVEINFELQPELKKVFETLDPQKIIRDLSLFLNVSIQAPSSLLFLDEIQECPSAITALRYFYEKMPELAVIAAGSLLEFCLSDKTFRMPVGRVQYLYLQPFSFEEFLSALGEEPLRQSLKEISIENPLSEIIHEKLLKIFRDYCRIGGMPAVLKAYLADPHSKNYQDQQTLLLQTYRDDFGKYAKSRLQISNLQKVFLSAPRMVGQRYKFSEVDRESPSRDLKEALFLLTQAGVVHRVSAASSHGLPFQVNDNKFKIAFLDVGLMQRACGLDVDIALSEDFMAINAGAVAEQVVAQELIASADPHEERPLYFWARDKKNSQAEIDYLVTLGAKIIPIEVKAGSTGALRSLRIFMEENQSSRAVRFSAHPLSLHDKILSLPLYAIGQMNRLLKSFF from the coding sequence GTGCTACCTCAATGGAAGCAAAACCTCGACCGAAAACCCCTGCTTTTGCGCGGAGCTAGGCAAGTAGGAAAGACCCACTTAATTCGCGATTTTGGAAAAGAAAATTTTGATGAGATTGTAGAAATTAATTTTGAGTTACAACCGGAGTTGAAGAAAGTTTTTGAGACCTTAGACCCCCAAAAAATCATTAGAGATTTAAGTCTGTTTTTGAATGTTTCTATTCAAGCTCCTAGCAGTCTACTTTTTTTAGATGAAATTCAAGAGTGCCCCTCTGCCATTACAGCGCTTCGTTATTTTTACGAAAAGATGCCGGAGCTTGCTGTGATTGCAGCAGGATCTCTCTTGGAATTTTGTCTCAGCGATAAAACTTTTCGTATGCCTGTGGGGCGGGTGCAATATCTTTATCTGCAGCCTTTTTCTTTTGAAGAATTTTTGTCGGCCTTGGGGGAAGAACCACTTCGCCAATCTCTCAAAGAAATAAGTATAGAAAATCCTCTCTCCGAAATTATTCACGAAAAGCTTCTTAAAATTTTTAGAGATTACTGTCGTATCGGCGGCATGCCTGCGGTGCTCAAGGCTTACCTGGCAGATCCGCATTCAAAGAATTATCAAGATCAACAAACTTTACTTTTACAAACTTATCGGGATGATTTTGGAAAATATGCAAAATCTCGTTTGCAGATTTCAAATTTGCAAAAGGTATTTCTTTCCGCTCCTCGAATGGTGGGGCAGCGTTATAAATTTTCAGAGGTAGATCGAGAGTCGCCTTCGAGGGATTTGAAAGAAGCTCTTTTTCTGCTGACACAAGCTGGGGTTGTGCATCGAGTTTCCGCTGCTTCTTCTCATGGATTACCTTTTCAGGTAAATGACAATAAATTCAAGATTGCTTTTTTGGATGTGGGGCTGATGCAACGAGCTTGTGGCTTAGATGTCGATATCGCACTGAGTGAAGATTTTATGGCGATCAATGCAGGAGCGGTGGCAGAGCAAGTGGTAGCTCAAGAGCTGATTGCCTCTGCGGATCCGCACGAAGAAAGACCGCTTTATTTTTGGGCCCGCGATAAGAAAAATAGCCAGGCCGAGATTGATTATTTGGTGACGCTAGGGGCTAAAATTATTCCTATTGAAGTAAAGGCGGGAAGCACAGGTGCGCTCAGGAGTCTCAGAATTTTTATGGAAGAAAATCAAAGTAGCAGGGCTGTTCGTTTTTCTGCTCACCCTCTCAGCCTTCATGACAAAATTCTTTCTTTACCTCTCTATGCTATTGGGCAGATGAATCGCCTCCTTAAATCGTTTTTCTAG